A part of Limihaloglobus sulfuriphilus genomic DNA contains:
- a CDS encoding co-chaperone GroES, with product MKIRPLADKVLLKRLEAAAVTAGGIVLPDTAKEKSSRAEVISVGPGRLNDDGSRTEMQVKPGDVVLFESYAPRDVKVDGEEFMIIDESSIIAVVEK from the coding sequence ATGAAGATCAGACCATTGGCTGATAAAGTTTTGCTCAAACGGCTTGAAGCAGCAGCAGTAACCGCCGGCGGAATCGTTCTGCCCGACACGGCAAAGGAAAAAAGCTCACGCGCAGAAGTTATAAGCGTAGGCCCTGGCAGGCTTAACGATGACGGCAGCCGCACAGAGATGCAGGTCAAGCCCGGAGATGTTGTACTGTTTGAGAGCTACGCACCCCGCGATGTAAAGGTTGACGGCGAAGAGTTCATGATCATTGACGAGTCAAGCATCATAGCAGTAGTAGAGAAGTAA
- the groL gene encoding chaperonin GroEL (60 kDa chaperone family; promotes refolding of misfolded polypeptides especially under stressful conditions; forms two stacked rings of heptamers to form a barrel-shaped 14mer; ends can be capped by GroES; misfolded proteins enter the barrel where they are refolded when GroES binds), whose product MAAKKIAFNTEARSAILKGVEKLAAAVKITLGPCGRNVILEKSFGSPTVTKDGVTVAKEVELEDSYENMGAQMVKEVASKTSNVAGDGTTTATILAEAIFKEGLKNITAGANAMSVKRGIDKAVNTLVEKLYDMSTPVDSSKQIEQVATCSANQDKEIGKTMAKAMDKVGKDGVITVEEGQSLETTVELVEGMQFDKGYLSPHFINRKDNMSVVLDKPYILIHEKKISSIQSLVPLLEKVAKQGSPLLIIAEDVEGEALTTLVVNKLRGVLNVAAVKAPGFGDRRKAMLQDIAVLTGGEAIMEDLGIQLDKLELNQLGRAKRVTIDKDNTTIVEGGGSGEDIKARIEQIKVEHDASTSDYDKEKLQERLAKLAGGVAQINVGAATEAEVKEKKARVEDALHACRAAVEEGILPGGGVAQIRASAAIDSLKLSGDEAVGADIVKRAVFAPIKQIATNAGLDGSIIAQKVLESKEVNYGYNALTAKYGDMIKMGVIVPTKVERSALQNAASIASLLLTTDAVVSEIPEKKETPAMPGGGMM is encoded by the coding sequence ATGGCAGCTAAAAAAATAGCATTTAATACAGAAGCTCGCTCGGCGATTTTAAAGGGCGTTGAAAAGCTCGCCGCCGCAGTGAAGATTACACTGGGCCCGTGCGGCCGCAACGTTATACTTGAAAAATCCTTCGGCTCACCTACAGTTACAAAAGACGGCGTAACAGTCGCCAAAGAAGTTGAGCTCGAGGACTCATACGAGAACATGGGCGCTCAGATGGTCAAGGAAGTTGCTTCTAAGACATCAAACGTAGCAGGCGACGGCACCACAACAGCTACGATCCTGGCTGAGGCTATCTTCAAAGAAGGCCTGAAAAACATAACCGCCGGAGCAAACGCAATGTCGGTAAAACGCGGCATTGACAAAGCTGTAAACACTTTGGTAGAAAAACTTTACGACATGAGCACCCCGGTTGACTCAAGCAAGCAGATCGAACAGGTCGCTACATGCTCAGCTAACCAGGACAAGGAAATCGGCAAGACCATGGCAAAGGCTATGGACAAGGTCGGCAAAGACGGCGTTATCACCGTTGAGGAAGGTCAGTCCCTCGAGACAACTGTAGAACTCGTAGAGGGTATGCAGTTTGACAAGGGATACCTGAGCCCGCACTTCATCAATAGAAAAGACAACATGAGCGTTGTTCTCGATAAGCCTTATATCCTTATCCATGAGAAGAAAATCAGCTCTATACAGTCGCTTGTACCGCTGCTGGAAAAGGTAGCCAAACAGGGCAGCCCGCTGCTGATCATCGCCGAAGACGTTGAAGGTGAAGCACTTACAACGCTTGTAGTCAACAAGCTCCGCGGCGTTCTCAACGTAGCCGCTGTAAAGGCTCCCGGATTCGGCGACCGCCGCAAGGCAATGCTCCAGGATATCGCCGTACTCACAGGCGGAGAGGCTATCATGGAAGACCTCGGCATCCAGCTTGACAAGCTCGAGCTCAACCAGCTCGGACGGGCAAAACGCGTTACCATCGACAAGGACAACACAACAATCGTCGAGGGCGGCGGCTCAGGCGAAGATATCAAGGCACGCATTGAGCAGATCAAGGTTGAGCACGACGCGTCAACTTCTGATTATGATAAAGAAAAACTCCAGGAACGTCTGGCAAAACTCGCCGGCGGCGTAGCACAGATCAACGTTGGCGCTGCTACCGAAGCAGAGGTCAAAGAGAAAAAGGCTCGCGTTGAGGACGCACTCCACGCATGCCGCGCAGCCGTTGAAGAAGGCATCCTGCCCGGCGGCGGCGTAGCTCAGATCCGTGCTTCTGCCGCGATCGACAGCCTGAAGCTCTCCGGCGATGAGGCCGTAGGCGCGGATATCGTTAAACGTGCCGTATTCGCCCCGATCAAACAGATCGCGACCAACGCCGGACTTGACGGCTCAATCATCGCTCAGAAAGTGCTTGAGAGCAAAGAAGTCAACTACGGCTACAACGCTCTTACCGCTAAATACGGCGATATGATCAAAATGGGTGTTATTGTCCCGACAAAAGTTGAGCGCTCGGCCCTTCAGAACGCCGCGTCTATCGCGTCGCTTCTGCTTACAACCGATGCTGTAGTCAGTGAAATTCCCGAGAAAAAAGAAACACCGGCAATGCCCGGCGGCGGGATGATGTAA
- a CDS encoding PEP-CTERM sorting domain-containing protein, with protein MKNCEMLKEVCGWLCVLTLVLTFGVQANAAVIDPAEVSYTLDPSYPPYSGRPDDSGDDLANGYINGVVDALDLDNADWVEFIDGGAGITFDLGGVYDLESVKVGVFLAPGWGLPSPGSMDISYSLDNVSYTTPVNLTGFQADPAPYAAVTAINEFSIAGNTAQYVKVFLHPQAAGNWFQIGEFEFAQVPEPASMLLLGTGLLAIRRRK; from the coding sequence ATGAAAAATTGTGAAATGTTGAAAGAAGTGTGCGGCTGGTTATGTGTTTTAACCCTGGTGCTGACCTTTGGAGTACAGGCAAACGCGGCGGTTATTGATCCCGCGGAGGTGAGCTATACCTTAGATCCGAGTTACCCCCCTTATTCCGGCAGGCCCGATGACAGCGGTGATGACCTTGCCAACGGCTACATCAACGGTGTTGTAGATGCTCTTGATCTGGACAATGCCGACTGGGTGGAGTTTATCGACGGCGGAGCCGGCATAACATTTGACCTGGGCGGTGTGTATGACTTAGAGTCTGTGAAGGTTGGAGTCTTTCTCGCGCCCGGGTGGGGACTTCCCTCGCCGGGTTCGATGGATATATCCTACAGCCTCGACAACGTTAGCTACACTACACCTGTTAACCTTACCGGTTTTCAGGCAGACCCTGCACCCTACGCGGCGGTAACAGCTATCAATGAATTTTCAATTGCCGGTAATACAGCCCAGTATGTAAAGGTGTTTTTACACCCCCAGGCCGCCGGAAACTGGTTTCAAATTGGTGAGTTTGAATTCGCACAAGTACCTGAGCCGGCATCTATGCTGCTTTTAGGTACGGGCTTGCTGGCGATCAGGCGGCGGAAATAG
- a CDS encoding sulfatase encodes MRFLNRRAFIESAGLFLGSSFLSDNAAAKSFLNSALDRTSAAKRNIVFILIDDLRYDCLGFMGHPFLKTPNIDKLVKNGANCRNSFVTTSLCSPSRASILTGQYMHNHKVVDNNDMMPADAVTFPQLLRSNGYRTAFIGKWHMGSSSDQPRAGFDHWVSFRGQGQYLPEGQTLNINGTRVPRKKYMTEELTDHAVKWLENRNDKKPFFLYLSHKAIHGPYVPDKRHEGMYAEEEFPEPQTMANTEDNYKNKPMWLKNQRNSWHGVDYPYHTREPISKQYNRYCEMILSVDQSVGRIMQGLKENGFDKNTLVVFMGDNGHYWGEHGLIDKRSAYEESMRVPLFAHCPELIRPGTVIEEVVANIDIGPTLLSAAGIKAHQQMDGTSFLPLLKGEKISNWRDFLLYEYYWEYNFPHTPTTFALRTDRYKLIQYHGIWDIDELYDLKADPNEKNNLINNPDYQELIKTMRAQLHEILKRDNANVIPFGEKKDHGANLRHRQGADPAEFPPFIFREN; translated from the coding sequence ATGAGATTCTTAAACCGGCGAGCATTCATCGAATCGGCAGGGTTGTTTTTAGGTTCTTCGTTTCTATCAGATAATGCTGCGGCTAAGTCTTTCTTAAATTCTGCTCTTGACCGGACGTCTGCTGCAAAACGTAATATTGTGTTTATCTTAATTGATGATTTAAGATACGACTGTCTGGGTTTCATGGGGCATCCTTTCCTGAAGACGCCTAATATAGATAAGCTGGTGAAAAACGGGGCAAACTGCCGTAACAGTTTTGTTACAACTTCGCTCTGTTCACCCAGCCGCGCATCAATACTGACAGGTCAGTACATGCACAATCATAAGGTTGTTGACAATAATGATATGATGCCGGCGGATGCTGTTACCTTTCCGCAATTGCTCAGAAGTAATGGATACAGGACAGCTTTTATCGGTAAATGGCACATGGGCAGCAGCAGCGATCAGCCCAGAGCCGGCTTTGATCACTGGGTCAGTTTTCGCGGGCAGGGCCAATATCTTCCTGAAGGCCAGACTCTTAATATAAATGGGACACGGGTGCCGAGAAAAAAATACATGACAGAGGAGTTGACTGATCATGCGGTTAAATGGCTTGAGAACAGGAATGACAAAAAGCCGTTTTTTCTCTATTTGTCTCACAAAGCAATTCACGGCCCTTATGTTCCTGATAAACGGCATGAGGGTATGTACGCGGAAGAAGAATTCCCCGAGCCACAGACAATGGCAAACACAGAGGACAATTACAAAAATAAGCCCATGTGGCTGAAAAACCAGAGAAACAGCTGGCATGGTGTTGACTATCCTTATCATACACGTGAGCCTATATCCAAACAGTATAATAGATACTGTGAGATGATTCTTTCGGTTGACCAGAGTGTCGGCCGAATTATGCAGGGCCTTAAGGAGAACGGATTTGACAAAAATACTCTTGTTGTTTTCATGGGTGATAACGGCCACTATTGGGGAGAACACGGCTTAATCGACAAACGAAGCGCATACGAGGAATCTATGCGAGTTCCCCTTTTTGCACATTGCCCCGAGCTTATCAGGCCCGGCACGGTAATAGAGGAAGTGGTCGCAAATATAGACATTGGGCCGACTCTATTGTCAGCGGCCGGCATTAAAGCACATCAGCAAATGGACGGCACAAGTTTTCTGCCTTTACTTAAAGGCGAAAAGATTTCAAACTGGCGGGATTTCCTGCTCTATGAATATTACTGGGAATATAATTTTCCGCATACGCCGACAACTTTTGCCTTGCGAACCGACCGATATAAACTTATACAATATCATGGTATCTGGGATATAGACGAACTTTATGATTTAAAGGCAGACCCCAATGAAAAAAACAATCTTATCAACAATCCGGATTATCAGGAATTGATTAAAACGATGAGGGCCCAACTTCATGAAATTCTTAAGCGAGATAATGCAAATGTGATTCCGTTCGGAGAAAAGAAAGACCATGGCGCAAATTTGAGACACAGACAGGGTGCTGATCCTGCCGAATTTCCGCCTTTTATATTTCGAGAAAACTAA
- a CDS encoding type II secretion system protein: MEYSSNKAGKPGFTLIELLVVISIIALLMAIMMPALSRVRESAKSTVCKSHIKQLVTAAMLWAEDNDGHVVPAMWHVPEKHPEDDTGMASSLRREATENGASLEPYTGSDAAKESSLYTCPSATKFGENFFSLSTSVFASTGDNRRGTISYGVNEFAVIYTGDKYVGTKGSPGVNGASYASWGDNNEYCLNRGKAKLAQIQKAASTVYFTDFSYPMVHNFMYNPLKVCYSPSPGSYAFVDTLANVPSGAQIVQARWHGKVDQQTGYGDSNIGWFDGSVTQEPEDFDDPEPVGSSGGGGFGGSRNKTYRWQRYFFDN, from the coding sequence ATGGAATATTCCTCTAATAAAGCAGGTAAACCAGGTTTTACACTGATAGAATTATTGGTAGTCATCTCTATTATTGCCCTTCTTATGGCGATAATGATGCCGGCGCTTAGCCGCGTGCGCGAGTCAGCTAAAAGCACAGTCTGCAAATCCCACATAAAACAGCTTGTAACAGCGGCGATGCTCTGGGCGGAGGATAATGACGGCCATGTTGTACCCGCTATGTGGCATGTTCCCGAAAAACACCCCGAAGATGACACCGGCATGGCTTCTTCGCTGCGGCGGGAAGCTACCGAGAACGGGGCTTCACTCGAGCCATATACCGGCTCTGACGCCGCAAAAGAGTCAAGCCTCTATACCTGTCCTTCAGCAACCAAATTCGGAGAAAACTTCTTCAGCCTCTCCACAAGCGTATTTGCATCCACAGGCGATAACCGCAGAGGTACAATATCTTACGGAGTCAACGAATTCGCGGTGATATATACCGGCGATAAGTATGTCGGCACAAAGGGCAGTCCCGGGGTGAACGGCGCATCTTATGCCTCGTGGGGCGATAACAATGAATATTGTCTTAATCGGGGCAAGGCCAAGCTGGCTCAGATCCAGAAAGCCGCCTCAACAGTATATTTTACGGATTTCAGCTATCCAATGGTTCATAATTTTATGTATAACCCGCTGAAAGTCTGCTATTCACCCAGCCCGGGAAGCTATGCTTTTGTAGATACACTTGCCAACGTTCCCAGCGGCGCACAGATCGTGCAGGCACGCTGGCACGGCAAGGTTGACCAGCAGACCGGCTACGGAGACAGCAATATCGGCTGGTTTGACGGCAGCGTTACTCAGGAACCTGAAGATTTCGATGATCCCGAGCCCGTCGGCTCTTCCGGCGGCGGCGGATTCGGCGGCAGCAGGAATAAGACGTACAGGTGGCAGAGATATTTCTTTGATAATTAA
- a CDS encoding discoidin domain-containing protein: MKAYITILLVISGFISLAPAELVYESFESYTPGAEGGGGSGDLWMNWAPAMSGDHPAPGNPFLTPYIDTAVSYSGSYSMMLEAPLLVWDDTAGEVIESNAGWGVIIRDDGSTMNLSDYNVMTAMVKSNGITGCRFIVRDSANGEVGNDLFDVPNDGNWHKISVLLDGPGAITAVQRILPFFSGVASGATGTQLWIDDIKFDTVKTVNDILSVSGAGGPVGGTANYSFVMTEQPSGDVTFTLTPAEQLDLGEGLGMPVDIVFTNADWDSPQVLSVAITDQAAPGIVDVAVSASSAVPEYDQAVDGGFTVPILGPYGAFYVISPETPFWGSPTAPSGDSGNDLANGEVASNFYVPIDAGIADLVEWAPSAYGAGTPAYAEITFDFGYVKDVSTIDIYYAAGTYPPGDFEISYSDDNETFSTPQVYPPYIGGPISRTHIANETPVAARYVKLIVHCIDDDPGKWFFLSEVEFNAPVPERVPPFYTIDENNIPAGRNPDPDQNKLFNGVISYAAASSDYVFFERFDNTPYDNVILYADYGRTREFSNLVLNYFAGWGVSAPVEAKLSFSDDGETYGAPVTFTGWHQGTEGGGKTDARSFSTQKGRYVKMEFARDTGTSHALRLGEIILGNRKEVSYTVDASTPVWGGGTAASGDVAVEAGLELIKMGDLTNGYIAKAVGVGLDPDWVEWAPGAVGASTPAYALITFDLGSVINVKNVAIVYCSNPGSGIQTPGGLEAAFSTDGTNFSGMADTGAVFSENQEEAEIFNSTFDLPDTDARYVTLKIKCQDDDPDSWFFISEVKFNSFASDFNDEGIVDSTDLYYMAGEWLQSGENLAADIAGDDQSVNLLDFSLLCAEWLGF, from the coding sequence ATGAAAGCATACATTACGATTTTGTTGGTAATTTCAGGGTTTATAAGCCTTGCCCCTGCCGAGCTGGTGTATGAAAGTTTCGAATCGTACACACCCGGCGCGGAAGGAGGCGGCGGCAGCGGAGACTTGTGGATGAACTGGGCTCCGGCGATGTCAGGAGACCATCCGGCTCCGGGCAACCCGTTTTTGACCCCTTACATTGACACCGCCGTCAGTTACAGCGGCAGTTATTCGATGATGCTCGAAGCACCTCTTCTGGTCTGGGACGATACTGCCGGCGAGGTGATAGAGTCAAACGCCGGCTGGGGAGTCATTATACGCGATGACGGATCTACCATGAATCTAAGCGATTACAACGTTATGACTGCTATGGTAAAATCCAACGGGATTACCGGCTGCCGGTTTATAGTCCGTGATTCTGCCAACGGCGAGGTTGGCAACGATTTGTTCGATGTTCCAAATGACGGCAACTGGCACAAGATATCCGTGCTGCTCGACGGCCCCGGTGCAATAACGGCGGTTCAGAGGATACTGCCGTTTTTCAGCGGTGTTGCCTCCGGCGCGACCGGCACACAGCTCTGGATCGACGATATCAAATTTGATACGGTAAAGACAGTAAACGACATTCTAAGTGTCAGCGGCGCAGGCGGGCCTGTCGGCGGAACAGCTAATTATTCTTTTGTCATGACCGAGCAGCCTTCTGGTGATGTTACGTTTACGCTCACACCTGCCGAGCAGCTTGATCTGGGCGAGGGCCTGGGAATGCCGGTTGATATTGTATTCACAAATGCCGACTGGGACAGCCCGCAGGTGCTCTCGGTGGCTATAACAGACCAGGCGGCTCCGGGCATTGTAGATGTTGCCGTCTCGGCATCAAGTGCTGTTCCCGAATACGACCAGGCTGTTGACGGCGGGTTTACAGTTCCGATTTTAGGCCCTTACGGCGCTTTCTATGTGATTTCGCCGGAGACGCCGTTCTGGGGCAGCCCGACAGCACCTTCGGGTGACAGCGGGAATGACCTGGCCAACGGTGAGGTGGCATCAAACTTTTATGTACCGATAGACGCGGGAATCGCTGACCTTGTTGAATGGGCTCCCAGCGCATACGGTGCGGGCACTCCGGCATACGCCGAGATCACATTTGATTTCGGGTATGTAAAGGATGTTTCTACAATTGATATTTACTACGCGGCCGGTACTTACCCTCCGGGTGATTTTGAGATTTCCTACAGTGATGATAACGAAACCTTCTCAACACCGCAGGTTTATCCTCCGTATATCGGCGGCCCGATTTCCAGGACGCATATTGCCAATGAGACTCCAGTGGCGGCCAGATATGTCAAGCTCATTGTTCATTGCATTGATGATGATCCGGGAAAATGGTTCTTCCTTTCAGAGGTGGAATTCAACGCTCCCGTTCCAGAGAGGGTTCCGCCGTTCTACACTATCGATGAGAACAACATTCCTGCCGGCAGAAATCCCGATCCGGATCAGAACAAACTGTTCAACGGGGTTATAAGTTATGCCGCAGCCTCAAGCGACTATGTGTTCTTTGAAAGGTTTGACAACACACCCTACGACAACGTAATTCTATACGCCGACTACGGCCGAACAAGAGAATTCTCGAACCTGGTGCTCAACTACTTCGCCGGCTGGGGCGTTTCGGCTCCGGTAGAGGCCAAGCTCAGCTTCAGCGATGACGGCGAAACTTACGGCGCACCGGTTACATTTACCGGCTGGCACCAGGGCACAGAAGGCGGCGGAAAGACCGATGCCAGGTCATTTTCTACCCAGAAAGGACGCTATGTCAAGATGGAGTTTGCCAGGGACACCGGAACTTCTCACGCTCTGCGGCTTGGCGAGATAATCCTGGGCAACAGAAAAGAAGTCAGCTACACAGTAGATGCTTCTACTCCTGTCTGGGGAGGCGGAACTGCTGCAAGCGGCGATGTCGCGGTAGAGGCGGGCCTTGAGCTGATCAAGATGGGCGATCTGACTAACGGCTACATCGCCAAAGCGGTCGGAGTGGGCCTTGACCCTGACTGGGTTGAATGGGCTCCGGGCGCAGTTGGCGCATCAACGCCGGCTTATGCCCTGATTACGTTTGATTTGGGTTCAGTGATCAACGTCAAAAACGTGGCGATCGTTTACTGCTCAAATCCGGGCAGCGGCATTCAGACACCCGGCGGGCTCGAGGCCGCGTTCAGCACCGACGGCACGAATTTCAGCGGCATGGCAGACACCGGGGCTGTGTTCAGCGAAAATCAGGAAGAGGCCGAGATATTTAACAGCACTTTCGACCTTCCCGATACAGACGCACGTTATGTTACGCTGAAGATTAAATGCCAGGACGACGACCCTGACAGCTGGTTCTTTATCTCCGAGGTCAAATTCAACTCGTTTGCATCTGACTTCAATGATGAGGGCATTGTCGATTCTACTGATCTGTACTACATGGCAGGCGAGTGGCTCCAGAGCGGAGAAAACCTTGCCGCGGATATAGCAGGCGATGACCAGAGCGTGAACCTGCTTGATTTTTCTCTGTTATGTGCCGAATGGCTGGGTTTTTAA